From the genome of Muricauda sp. SCSIO 64092, one region includes:
- a CDS encoding alkaline phosphatase, with product MGKRNGPNSNTGTMKPFAILFFVLSLCTYAQPTAKQEKTTYKVHSHNDYQQEFPFWNAYVNGAASIEVDIFLKGASLYVAHEEHEIVSTKTLEKLYLDKLEALATSNELRELQLLVDIKSEAYTTLDKLIEVLEKYPTLLDSDKIRFVVSGNRPKPDDYGKYPGFVLFDHQDLSNLDVIPLEKVALISLDFGRYSVWNGYGRLVESEWEAVKRIVKKVHGFNKPFRFWATSDTKTAWARLAQLGVDYINTDRPERAVPFLNQMDGNTYRQKTPIATYLPEYGIPKKAKPKNVILMIGDGNGLAQIAASLIANHGELTVTGIRDIGLVTTAAYDDLITDSAAGATAMATGSKTDNRAIGVDPNGGRLQSLVELTGGKGFNTAIITTDKIYGATPAAFYAHRTERDDSQGILRDLGNSELDFFIAGGQSQETTIQKKFKTQVLEQLHDFEQPTAIYLDEHKTPALKEGRKGDLFKNVKKALEVLDKRKEPFFLMIEGAQIDSGGHENNIGKIIREMLDFDLAVAEALRFADASKNTLVIVTADHETSGLGIVGGDMASGTVQADFLTVDHTGIPVPLFAYGPQSNSFRGMYKNTEIFNKIVGALFPEK from the coding sequence CCTATGTCAATGGGGCCGCTTCCATTGAAGTGGATATTTTTTTAAAGGGGGCATCCCTTTACGTGGCACACGAAGAACACGAAATAGTTTCAACAAAAACCTTGGAGAAACTTTATTTGGATAAACTGGAGGCCTTGGCAACATCCAATGAACTAAGGGAATTACAGTTGCTTGTGGATATAAAGTCCGAAGCGTATACCACCTTGGACAAATTGATCGAGGTCCTAGAGAAGTATCCCACTCTCCTGGACAGTGATAAAATTCGTTTTGTGGTTTCCGGTAATCGACCCAAACCGGACGATTATGGAAAATACCCTGGTTTTGTCCTGTTCGATCATCAGGATTTGAGTAACCTCGATGTAATACCCTTGGAAAAAGTAGCACTCATCAGTCTTGACTTTGGAAGGTATTCAGTTTGGAATGGTTATGGACGTCTGGTGGAATCTGAATGGGAAGCAGTAAAGCGAATCGTTAAAAAAGTCCATGGTTTCAATAAACCCTTTAGGTTTTGGGCAACATCGGATACTAAAACGGCCTGGGCCCGCTTGGCCCAACTGGGAGTGGACTATATCAATACGGATAGACCGGAACGCGCTGTGCCCTTTCTAAACCAAATGGATGGTAATACGTACCGACAAAAAACACCAATAGCGACCTATTTGCCGGAGTATGGTATCCCAAAAAAAGCGAAGCCCAAAAATGTGATACTTATGATAGGCGATGGGAACGGCCTCGCCCAAATAGCCGCATCCTTGATTGCCAATCATGGCGAACTTACCGTGACGGGGATTAGGGATATTGGCTTGGTGACAACTGCGGCCTATGACGATCTCATCACGGATTCAGCCGCAGGTGCAACGGCAATGGCCACAGGTTCAAAAACGGACAATCGGGCCATTGGTGTTGACCCCAATGGCGGAAGACTGCAAAGTTTGGTTGAGCTTACCGGCGGGAAGGGTTTCAATACTGCCATTATAACGACCGATAAGATCTATGGGGCCACACCAGCCGCTTTCTATGCGCATAGAACCGAGCGGGACGATAGCCAGGGAATTTTAAGGGATTTAGGCAATAGCGAACTTGATTTTTTTATTGCTGGGGGACAATCCCAAGAAACCACGATCCAAAAGAAATTTAAGACCCAGGTACTGGAACAACTTCACGATTTTGAACAGCCTACCGCCATATATTTGGATGAACATAAAACACCTGCTTTGAAAGAAGGAAGAAAAGGTGATCTATTTAAAAATGTAAAAAAGGCCCTGGAGGTTTTGGATAAAAGGAAAGAACCCTTTTTTTTGATGATTGAGGGTGCTCAAATAGACAGCGGGGGCCATGAAAACAATATTGGAAAGATCATTCGGGAAATGCTTGATTTTGATCTTGCCGTTGCCGAGGCCCTACGTTTTGCCGATGCTTCCAAAAATACATTGGTAATAGTAACCGCAGATCATGAAACATCCGGTCTTGGCATTGTGGGTGGTGATATGGCGAGTGGTACCGTGCAGGCAGATTTTCTTACGGTCGATCATACAGGGATACCAGTGCCCCTTTTTGCCTATGGGCCTCAGTCAAATAGTTTTCGCGGTATGTACAAGAACACCGAAATTTTTAATAAAATAGTAGGGGCATTGTTTCCAGAAAAGTAA